The following proteins are encoded in a genomic region of Arachis ipaensis cultivar K30076 chromosome B02, Araip1.1, whole genome shotgun sequence:
- the LOC107627418 gene encoding uncharacterized protein LOC107627418 yields MTEVARGVKNPKIITKFAGEVGESTTEHVARYLVEIEILANDENLKMKPNSITTWNQLETAFHAQFYRGKMNVVVTNLLALRREDGKTIDDYMIHFKNARSRCYISLPENEVVKIAIMGIEFYMRRKLLNVHISDLAHLAEKVRQTELIKKEKEKYRSEQRSKDKQLILPEGRTLLSVKDLKGKPYCKFHQETSHSTNSCVRFRDLIQEAIMEGRLKFDDGKKEMKVDTDPFDADASFVEPCFGVNTVGMSYDFDVAFDDFESQV; encoded by the exons ATGACTGAAGTGGCAAGAGgggtgaaaaatccaaaaataatcaCAAAGTTTGCAGGAGAAGTTGGAGAGTCAACCACTGAACATGTCGCTCGATATTTGGTTGAGATTGAAATTTTAGCCAATGatgagaatttgaaaatgaa GCCAAATTCGATAACGACATGGAATCAATTAGAAACTGCTTTTCATGCTCAATTCTATCGAGGGAAAATGAATGTGGTAGTTACTAATCTGCTTGCTTTGAGACGTGAAGATGGTAAAACCATTGATGACTATATGATACATTTCAAAAACGCTAGAAGTAGATGCTATATTTCATTACCCGAGAATGAAGTTGTGAAAATAGCCATTATGGGGATAGAATTTTATATGCGCCGAAAGTTGCTTAATGTGCATATCTCTGACTTAGCCCATTTAGCTGAAAAGGTTCGTCAGACCGAACTCATTAAAAAGGAGAAGGAGAAATATAGGAGTGAGCAAAGATCAAAGG ataaacaattaattTTGCCTGAGGGTAGAACTTTACTTTCGGTGAAAGATTTGAAAGGAAAACCTTATTGTAAATTTCACCAAGAAACTAGTCATTCAACAAACAGTTGTGTTCGTTTCAGGGATTTGATTCAGGAAGCTATTATGGAGGGACGTTTGAAATTCGACGATGGTAagaaagagatgaaggttgatacCGATCCCTTTGATGCTGATGCCAGCTTTGTTGAACCGTGTTTTGGAGTGAATACGGTTGGCATGTCTTATGATTTTGATGTGGCTTTTGATGATTTTGAGTCACAAGTTTGA